The Plasmodium coatneyi strain Hackeri chromosome 11, complete sequence DNA segment tttttttctttttacaattttaaagagcacttttttttttctttttaagatCTTAGCAATGTGGCATACGCGCACGTATCAGTGGTAACACCGCGTGCAAGAGTGTACAGCACATTCTTGGCCACGCGCATCGAGAGCAATCCGCCGGGTAACGAGCCCCCCCCCTTGGCGTGCCCCATGTGCTTACCTTTTACCTTTCTTGAGGGAtgtgttcccattttgcgcTTCTCACGCACCGCCAGCTTTTCATGCTCCCCGGGGGTAATATCCACACCGCGTAGTAATATGTTCATAATTATAGCACATGTGACACAAGCCATTGTACGTGCTCCATCTCTGCCAGCAATCTTCAAGCCACTCCCCCCACGGCGCGCGAGATTAGTGTGAAACAATACAAAGGAGCATTACCACCATCGCGCtggttttgtttttccctttttttcatacgGCCTAGTCACTTTATCATAATTCCCCTCCACCCTCAAGGTTGTAACTGAACTGCTCTCATATCTTgagagaaagggaaaaaagttaaaaggcGTATTCTTCCCACTCACCTTAAGCTGCATCGAAATTGCTCTGgtttattttcccctattAACAATTCCATGCGCATAATTTTGCCGCACATATACGAATATGCTTGCGTAACCAATCGTGTACtagcacacacatatacttCGTTGTTCAGTCCGTGGAAAACGATACAACGAAGGGAATGCAATTTAGAGGCGGCCAAAACATTTAGTTGCTTCTCCTCCCAATCGCAAGCCTCCAAACGATAGAGGGACACCCCTTCGAGCGTAAACTCCCCAACTGAACGTAACAACCTTGCTCAGGAATGGCCAGGAGATATGACAGCAGGACGACGACCTTCTCCCCAGAGGGTAGATTATACCAAGTAGAATATGCCCTAGAAGCAATAAATAATGCCAGCATAACAATTGGCATAATAACAAACGAAGGAGTAATCCTCGGGGCCGACAAAGTGTTCATATCTAAGTTAATAGATAAGGCAAATAATTTCGAAAAAATCTACAAAATTGACAAGCATATATTTTGTGGAGTGGCAGGATTAAATGCCGATGcgaatattttaataaaccAGTCCAGACTTTACACACAAAGATATTTGTACAACTACAATGATGTGCAGCCAGTGTCCCAATTAGTTGTTCAGATATGTGATATTAAGCAGAGTTATACACAGTATGGTGGGTTAAGACCCTATGGTGTGAGTTTTTTGATTGCAGGGTATGACGTAAAGGAGGGATACCAACTGTATCACACCGACCCGAGTGGGAACTATTCTGGATGGTTTGCTACGGCTATTGGTACGAATAACTTGACGGCTAGTTCTATTCTCAAGCAGGTAATTGATGAGTGTGTTGTGAACGTCTCTCCATGAGAATGTGTGCCCGTGCACCTGTGCAACTGCTTAACGTAGTATGGCTACTCCCCTGCATTCATTTGTACACcctcttttcatttaacccattttcccattttttcccccgcgcaggaatggaagaaggacATGACTCTGCAGGATGGTCTATTGCTTGCCCTGAAAACGCTAGCCAAGAGCACAGATAGCGAGGTACCcaaaagcgaaaaaattGAGTTAGCCTACTTGTCAAACAAAGACGGCGAATTGATACAGAAATATttaacagaaaaggaaatagcAGAACTGGTTAAAATATACACAGAAAAGTATGTGAAGGAGTAAGTTCCATCGGAGCAAGCCTTTTCCGTAATGGCGCCCCAACGAAGCAGCCTCTTGTTTGTCCACATGCTTGTTGAGAAGCCGTTCCCCAATGAATATAGCAGTCGTTTTTACGTTATTCCCTCCATGTggtgataatttttttttttttttttacaccattttgtgtacccttttttcaaataaaaaagaaaacgcacACAAAGTAAGAAAACGATAAattgttaacaatttttttttatgaaaattCTGTTTTTCGTTCCACagttattttaaaaggggtTATACGCGTATGTAGTAAATACGTATATGTTAAACATATGCACAAACATGGGCATATCAAAGAGCCaaaatgaaattaaaaaaaaaaaaaaaaaaaaaaaaaaatagctagtcGGTTATgtctgaattttttaaaaattaaaaaaaagaatagtcGGCTGACCAAGGAATATTTTACCCCGTACGCGGAGTGGTATATAATAGAAATTCTCTCTATGATTTTCACTATGGTTGGAACAATTAGCAACAACGTTCGTCATTGAAGTATCGCCAATTTTTTGGATTCCTCATTTTATGTGTTAAGAGGAGAGGCGACGCTCCATTCGGGTGTCTACAAACACGCACATAAATAATTGcacatttgcacacacacatattattATGCGCGTACTTAACAACGAACGATCATCCCACAGCCGAGGAAGAAGCCAAAGCTGACAGCCCCTCCAATGACCGAAACGGGGAGAATGAACAGATTTTTGTGTGCAAAGGAGGCATATAAACCTGTTAAGCTTCCGAAGATTCCTCCAACCATCGTGCCCATCTTGACCCCCATTTTTACGCTCTCCAAACATGCCCTTGTCCGATGGCTCAAATTAAAATCAAATAAATTTTGTTTATCATCATAAAGAGAAGAATCGATAAAATTactttttgtatattttgaaaaatccTCATCATATTTATCACTCGCTGAGGTATCTTCCTTAAATTCAAATTTAGGGGGAGGGCTAAACCCCTTGAATTCGGTTACAGCAggtttttcactttttaacGACTTGGGTTTCTCGGGCGCAGACGCAAGGTAATTTCCAAAGGGCGGGGGAGTAACATAATCATCGTACGCCGACTttactttcttctcctccggAGCTTTCTTCCAAAACCAGTTCATGTTGCTtgttcataatatttatgGGCACATAGATTGGGCACAAACATACGTACGTGCTTATATGCTTATGTGTATGCTTCTCTGGTGGGCAAATAGGCGCCCTACTCTTCACGCGTTCTCTTCTCCCGAGTTATGAATATACAGAGGGTGAACAGTGGAGAAATCCATATGCGTGTTCCTACAACGTTGCTGGGTAGTTATGCCTATAGCGAATACGTAGTGAgaaaaaacttccttccttttttccctcctttgcggaaaaacaaatacatttttcttaattaattattttgatattttttctcacttggtagggaaaaaaaaaagcctacattttttttttacatttcgtGCCTTACAccgtcgtttttttttttttttttttctgcaaatAATTTGACTAACATGTTCGTTGCAAGATTGTATAAAAAGGCTTATCCCCGCGGATGTTCAtcttttgcaaatttttccatcatgtttcatttttcagaatgtttttttcccactatTTTTATAGCAAAatttaaacctttttttttttttctgcctgtGCGCGGTGGAGATGAAATCAGGGACAGGACATTTCCCCCCTCTAACTAGGTGCACACGCAAAAGGACATACACAACCGCAcgtttttttaacatttttttctattagtAGGCGCACTTATTTGCATACTCGTTTATTGACAATCCCGACTTGCACAACTTACTCTGTTTACTCCTCTCCTCGCCGCTTCCATAAATTGCTAGTTTAGCCCTTTCACATTTGTGCCCACACTACTCAGATTTACGTGCCCTGTGCAGGATGGCTGCCAGCAGCTGAGAGGAGGAACATTTCCAATGACTTGCAAAGTTGTTATGTGAAGTGTTTAAGTGCATTTCTTAACTGCCTTTCGGAACAACCCAAAGGTTTGGATAGGTCGATTTACGAGCCAGGGGAGTTCCACTGTGGCAGGAGGCGAATCGTGTAAAGATGAGaaatttcccccattttacCACCCCCCCCTGAGCCGCACGATAAACGCACAAGCGttaatggtaaaaatggggcTGCACATTTTGCCAGCAGTCGTATATAGAaccttttttgtgaaaataaaaattgaaaaatatgacCCAATGGACTTTTTACATGTCCCAGATGACGTACCTTTATTTCACATGGCTACTGATAGCCCATTTTGCCATACAAAGTGGAAGGTAGCAAAATGGTCTACGCGCCTATCAGCTAtgcaaacgaaaaaaaaaaaattaaaatgtatgCGTCCTCTGAAAATTGTTCTTACgaatatgtgcaaaaaataacgGAACAAATTCTATATGTTTACATAAACGCTGCAGATGTTAAGTAATCCGTTGCgccattttcttcctgttaAAGGGGCATAGGAAAGGTGTGTTCCTTTAGCGTGTAAAGTCATACAAGAGggatgaacaaataaacCAACTTGAGGAGGCAacaagaaaatggaaaatgtgctaaagaaaaaaaaaaaaaaaaaattaattttgtcAAAATAGGAATCATCCCATATGCATATTAAACGCACGACTTTTTCACAACATggttttaaaagaaaaaaggaacatctACGTAGCCtctaaaaaaatacaccgTATTGTAATATtcatcctcattttttttaggcTTCACACtaataatatatgcaaaaaaaatggtacatcAACGAATTTATGTATACCTTCTTAAATAAGCGCGTAAAAATATACGCAGGGGAACGGCAGGGAGAGGTAGGgcgcatttatttttttacgtgtGAATGAAAAGCACGCGCAAGTGGcatatgaaggaaaatacaGATGAGCAGCGGCACATGAGAACACATAAATGGTCACTCCGCGTATATGTACTTTGTATGACTGTACGTGGGAAATCCACTAGGCGTGGACTTGTAAGCGCATTAGggctacatatatatatatatacgtatattataatatgcacaaaatatatatgcgtataaTCACGCGCGTGAGATACGCTTTGAAAGCCTTGCTGGGAAACATTGCTAATTTTCTTCGCCTtacaagaaaagaagaggcaTATTCGCaaaataacaatttttttttatttctcctcaCCTCACGTAGTTTTTCATTgccttttttctcaatttttttgtcattttttttttttttttttttttccaccttgtATGAGAATTAAACCAAGGTTTCGTGCTGCACTCAACAAAATGCGTTTGTAAATTTTACCTTTGTACAAGGTTCCTTTATCTTGCTTTGGTAATTTGGGCATATAACTTTCGTTTACcattttcatatatacattttgcCACGCATATACCTTTGGCGTGATCCTTTCGCGTAAAGTTACCATTCAGTTTACGATTTCATTCACGCTCTGTTGGTCGCACTTGCGCCAGCTATCGAACGAAATTACCAAACGTGTATGCATGATGCACTTTTGAAAGAGAAGATAACCATACGAGAGGGTACATACATACTTGTAcgctaatatatatattttttaagtgtaCACGTCGCATAACACATTTGCCTGTGCGACTCACCCCCCCACCTTCACATAAAGTAGTAACCTTTTTTCGCATCGACCAGAAGAATGATTTAATTTCTGTATACGTGAATAACAACGCATAACACACTTTGTCATGTTACCGCATCCAGTACACAGTCTGTTCTTATATACCGACCTGTATACTACTTTAATTGTAACCAATTGTATCCACCTACGCACTGTGGTGAATATGAAAAGGAACTCTTGAGGAAGAAACACACGCGTGTAAACGTGCTTTTGCAGGAGAAGAGACTCTATTCATACCAGTTCTAGCATCCCAGAAgagtgcacatgtgtatatgagAACATATGCGCAAACGAGCATTTTCCtgttgtccttttttgcccctgtaaatacaaaataaatCTCGCCATTTGAGCAAATATCGGTCTTTTTACCCCGCGGACAGTGCACATTCAGTGATTACAACTTAGGTACGTGCAAGTCCACAAACGTGTCAACACAGAGCGCACAAGTGTTCTCTTATGCCGAGCATATCTCTCCACCCCATTTCCTATTTGCGTGTATGATTAGGCGCACTCACGATAGATACATATACTTGCACACCTGCCAAATTATATTTAATGCTTCTTTGTAGGCACCCCGCAACGTTTTTAAATGAAGTATTGAAAAATTGCATAAAGCAGCCAAGACAGAGCAAACGCAACGTTGACAAACTTGCCTCcataaaaagggaaccaaAGCCCTAACCCTAACCGTAACCCATTTTTAGTAAAACAAATTAATGACAAGATGAATATCTTCAGACTGATAGGAGATATTTTACACCTCGTAAGTATGTATATACTTATTATGAAGTTGAAGAAGTCCAAAAATTGTATTGGGATATCATGCCGCATGCAGGAGTTGTATTTGATCGTCTTCTTGTGCAGGTGAGGCAGAATAATCACTGTGAACGGCGCAGCGATTGCCCCCAATGTATGGAGAGTCGCAATTGTAGCATTGccaaaggaaaatttacaCCCTTACGCCCATACCTGCTGCACCCTAGTGACAAccaccccttcctcctttcctccctACAGATACATCGACCTCTTCTTCGTGTTCGTCAGTTTCTACAACACTGTCATGAAAATAACCTTCATAGTGACTATAGCGTACACGATATACCTAATCAGATTTAAGCTACCCATCTCGCAAACGTACAATAGGAAAGTGGACAATTTTAAGAGCGAAAAGTATTTGATCCCTCCCTGTATAGGTATGGAAGGTGCATTGTTCTAACGGAGGTGTTGTAGATGTGTAAAATTGTGGAAGCGTATGATGTTTTTACGATGTGCAGTTATGTCTTACAAACTGTCCATATTTTCCACCCCCCCACACCCGTGCAGTTCTAAGCCTTCTAACCTGCAAGACGTACAACCTATACAACATCCTGTGGTCCTTTTCCATATGGCTTGAAAGTGTCGCAATTCTTCCCCAACTAGTGCTATTAGAAAAGCAGAgagaagtggaaaatatCACCTCCCATTATGTTATCACTATGGGTATGTACAGAGCCTTTTATATATTGAATTGGATCTATAGATATTTCTTCGATGATAAACCATACGTTAACGTCGTTGGTTGGTTAGGCGGGCTTATTCAGACTCTTCTGTATATTGACTTTTTCTACTATTTTGCGATGGCGAAATGGTATGGGAAGAAGCTCGTGCTGCCCTTCAACGGGGAAGTTTAACTTGGGCGTGAATTGGAAACGTTTCGGAGGACTGGCTGTTTGGCCGACCCTCATATTTGACCTCGCCGGATGAGTCCAGTATAAGAGCAGTACAACGGATAAATGAATCAGGTTTAACAGTTTGGATTTATGGTCcacgggtttagggttaatggattagtgttcagggttcagcTTCCCTCCCCATGTAAACATTTTCAACGAATTCAATTTTACGTCTACCCCGACAGGGAGCACACTTTCAGCTTGTACCTTCATGCACAGCTAGCAGGGCTAGTAACGCACGTATATAGTACTTTTGGTGATTATGCCCCATTCGCTCATTCTTTGCAGCCAGTTGGTTTTTCCCACACGCACATCCCGAAGAAATATAGCGAAATGAGAGCCATATATTTATGCCCCCAATATACCTATTACCGATTGGATCtaaaaaattcatataaatattttgacACATATCaagttaaggaaaaaaagaaattaatttGTCTCATTCTTTTTCGTGTATATGGTTGGAGCACTGTGCGGGGAGGGCGTATTCGCATCGGTCAGCATATACCTCTGTagaaaatgcacaaatgtacagatgtatatactatatatattcgtGCAGATTTGCCGAACTCACTAGCCAATTGCTATTTGGCCCATTTGCTAATAcacacccccttttttttttttttttttttttttaatgatttTACGTACCCACGTTTTCTCTCACCCCTTAAtaatttctcattttatgCCAACTCTCTTCCCTCTTGTGATAGCTTTTTTTAGTTTAATGTATATGTCCATGTCTACAAGCAGGTGAAGCATGTGTTGTTCATACTTGTGTTCCTCTGTTACTCATCCCAATTCCCCTTTGCCTTCTAATTTAAGTTCATGCCTGTATATGTCTACGTGTGTATATGCCTTTTTGTAACATGCATACGTACACGTGTGCGTATAcagcgaatttttttttcttttttccacctaTTTTACAacttaataatatatttatttcatttttttactcctttttttaagataattaaaaaaatagctattaTGTTTTACGCAAAGGTGCACACTGCACGGATgtggaagttttttttttttttttgtgaaagtTGTTGGCGGTGCTGCGGGGAGCAgtggtacaaaaaaaaaagggggcaaagGGGTAAAAGCAAGCAATCAACAGATGGAGCAACCCAATTGGGGGCACTCACGGTGGGCGAAGACATATCACAACCGTTGCGCATCAACCGTGCTGGAGCACTGCGCACGTACATgtgtattttccttcccgATGAATTCACCCGCCGAGTTCAAATGGAGGAGAAGTCCAAGTCGGACACAGTTTTGTTGCGCAGAAGCGCCTTTGTAAAGCGAGTCTTACAAACAAAGCAAGAAATTCTATCCTTATTCGTATTATCATCCTTCTCAGAACAGTAAATAGCCAAACAGCAGGAGCAGATGTAAGCAATATCCACCTGTTTGTTATGGCAAGAGCAGACAGCAATGTTAGTATCGTCATTTAGGTACGtattggaaaaatatttccttgtATTGTTAGACGGAAGGAACCAAAAAATCATCGTCTGCGTGAGAACATCCTCGATATTATCTGTACAATttacgttaaaaaaaatgctgctATCAATGTAGAGGCCATTTGTAATGTTACAAATTTGTTCCAATAGCTGTATTTTGTagttaagggaaaaaacatcAATTATGATGTCATTCCTTTTGGCATTATACGCTATGTTCATTAATTGTGTGTACTGatttgtgtatacatatgtctCATTCGATATGTCCAGTAGAAAGATCCTGCCTTTCATATTCTCGTACATGTTAACGATTCTGTGGTTGTAGCATAAAGCTACTGCCAGGGCTGATGATAAACTActttccatcattttttctgttttattttggcGTATAAATTCTATTAGCTTGTTGTATGCTTCTTCGCAGTAATCCTTTTCCGTCAAATTGTTTTTTGCATAGGAGACGTAATTTTCGTACAAAATTCTACAGCTTCTTAACGATGTAGCTATGATGCATATTCTCTCTGCGTTGCTCATTAGGCAATAGAAGCGTACGAAGTGAAATGTACTCTTTAGGAACTCTGCTAGACTTAACGtttttacattatttttgtCGAACTTAATTTTCAGTCCTTCACACCAGATCATGAAATTTACGTCCACCACCAAGATCAGGTGGTTTCTCCCCATCCGCTCCTCGTTCCCCGGGGGGCCCTTCCCCCCTATGTCTTCATTCTTGTGCATGGCTTAACGGTGCAGCTGTGATGATCAAACATGTGAAGCTGAGCCACTTAGGCGTACGTCTCTTCGCGTGCCACACAACTGGACTCACCAATGGAGGGGCAACCCCCGTCCCGGTGATACCAAATGGGGACGTTCCAACTGGGTGCCCTTTCCCAGCCAGCCAACAAATTGGGCATTAAAATGGCACGATCTGCACAAAACGGGAGAATCGccgaaatgaaaaacttacccataatttttccatgtcattttttaaaacgccTCAAAATGAGTCACGCAACCAGGCATGCATGCCGAACCCACAATGGAGCGGAATGATATCTACGTATCACCATTCGGCCTGTAACGATGTACTAATTGTGGAACAACGCGGAAAGATGGTGTGGCTCTCTTTCGCTAGCCAGAGGGGGGGAATTTTTCATCTCCGCCTGTGACCGCTATTTGggggaaattgaaaaaaaaaaaaaaaaaaaaaaaaaaaaatacagaaatgTTGACTGTGTCAATCACTGAACCGCCCCTGCATTCGTAAAGGTCAACAACGCACGCGTGCGCAAATTTGAGGCCCCGAAAAGGGGGGATTATAGTATCCATTCACAAAAGATCGGTGAATAACATCGCTGTGAAAGTTTTACTCTCGATGTTGATTTATTCGAAATGGGGAAGCAGTCCCAATTAgcaacttttttccttttatttaatatgccctccttttttgccccatttttgtgAGGCACCAAAAACAACAGGTACACCCAAAAGGATCCAACagggtaataaaaaaaaaagtaaaacggacgggtgaaaaaaagttgGTGAGTCAAATGGTACATGTGAGCATGCTGCATGTACTTGTCGTGATGGGGGAATAAACTACCCACTTgcgtatacacatacacacgtgCTTTGTACAACGTTGTAAAACTTTCcgtttctttaaaaaaatttacttcaAAATGGTATTAAATTGAGCAACGAATATACAAACAAATGGGAACATGCGCATTAGAGGacttccaaaaaaggggccACTTTTCCCGCTGCACATCGATCGCGCTAACCAGAACTCACATCCATCACAATCTGGTAGTTCCTCCTATGCAGGGAGGACATATCAACATGCTTCTGCAGAAGGTGAGCATTTTCAAACTTCCGCAGGCAAATAAAACAGATATTCAAATCGTTGGCACTGTTGGAGGAGTGCTCGTTTGTGCCAACTCCGGTTGCTTCGGAATTGGGTAATCTACTAGGTTCACCCCAATTGGTCGCATTATTATTGTGTTCCTTGGTAGTGGCAGCCCACTGTCCCCTATTCTGTACCTTGGCAAGACTTTCAATCAAGGAACTCTTCGTCTTGTACGACGATTTATGGTAACTACTTCCACCTTCCGTGGTTGTGTTGGTCATTCCAGTGGGTCCCCTATTCAACTGGCTACCCTTGTTATATGCAATATTGCTGgggtgtccttttttttgcaactccTCCTTATCTGATAGGTCGTCGTTATCTTCATCGCCCGAGTCGGTAGCGAAATGCTTCTTAATTatttctttgctttttttttccaaattggttGAGCTCCCTTCGTTCATATTCATTTGTTCAATGTTCTTCTTCGAAGCCAGGGCTATCATCTTGGCTCTTTCCACTAGACTGGATATTTTGTCTAGGGCTGTATTTTTGGAGGTCTCTTCATTAGGGGGCACATTTGGATCAGCCCCCTTTCCACCATCACCGGTTATGCTAGCGGTAGGGTTTGCAACGCCCACGTGTTCGTTACGATCGGTTTGGTTAGTTGCGTTCTTTCTGAAGCCGCTTCCCCCAGGGGTGGGGTTATTCTCTTCAGCGTTATGCTCACCGGTGTCATATCTATGGTGAGGGTGTCCGGTAGGAAAGTCCTCCTTGCGTCCCTCCTGATGCTGCTCCTCATGGTCCGAAGTGACCAACGTGGCTGCTGTGTGTATCCCCACTGCCTTGTCATCACCCCCCCCATGATCCCCATTTACCTGCTGCTCATTTTCCATGTACATCCTGACGAGGCACTTTATCTTATCATTCCATATGTAGTACCCCTTCGAAAGGGACATGTAAAAATTCGTCTTGTTGTCaaaataaatttgaaaaacgGGGTGGTAATAATACTGAGTATTGTAATCAAAGAAGAATTCACTAAGTGCCggcttctccttctttaaGATAATCACTTGAGAGGaccaaagaaggaagaaggtgtaattttttatgctcATCATATTTACAACGGTCTCCATATAGCtaacgaaaaaattaaaatgtggaatataatttttcataaGTACAGTTGCTGCGGATTTACTAATGTTTAATTTTGCCAAATTGatggaatggaaaaaatattcctttcctttctcgtACACATAAtccaatttaaaaaaattattcctatAGTTGAGGTAGAAGTTTCCTTCCAATTCGTTCATCATTTGTTCTGCGTAACTTGCCCTCTCAAATTCCACGAAACAaaaccccttccttttattcgaGCTCCTTACGTCATTAAACAGGTAGAGATAATTCACGTGTCTATTTTCGAACACTTCGTTGATAAACTTTAATAGGTCCTTATTTGGGATGCTTCCATCTATGTCCTTCAATATGAGCATGTTCGTTTTTTCGACATCTTCCAGGATTTCCTTGATAGACGTTTCGAAATTTTCCGTTGagttttcttccatttggtgAAGGGGGGGCGTATTATTCACCGGGTACCCCCCCCCACCAGCGGCTGCTCCAGCTGAACCAACCGATACGACAGATTCTACTGTGGGGTTGACATCCTGCTGACTGAAATCTGCCTCCGAATTGGATACGCCACCGTTACCCCCAAGGGGGGCGTTACTACTAGGATGGGTAAACCCAGCTTGCTCCCCATTGGGGATTCCGTTAAATATATTGTTCCCCCCGTAAGGTCCCCCCTCCTGCGTAGCAGTAGTGCCCATCATGGCCCCATTCTTCATAAACAGGTTAGAAGGTACCTTCGTTTCACTCTCCACCAGTTTTGCATCATTAGTTTTCGtttctttgcaaaaaaaacaaacagttCTACGTGAAAAGTTGAGAAAGTTACAATAAGAGCAGTACCAATcatagaattttttttgcgcctgTTTATCTTCCACTATTTTGTTCAGCTTCTTTTTCAACTTGAATAGGGGAAATATATACGACGTGTTCCCTCCCATTTCGATGCAGCATTTATTCTTCTCATACAGGGAGAATAACTTTGCGGATGCTTCATTGGATGGAAACTCAACGATGCAACATCGGTCATCATTCACTTCATTACTCATTTGTGTGTTTAATATATTCAACTGGATATTGTTAAAGTAggagttattttttataaactcCAACCCTTCTCTTACGAATAGTTCGTCctttacagaaaaaaaggacagcctatttatgtatatatttagcGGAAGAGAGAATGCATTACTAATGGCTGTATTCCTCATCATGTCatctatttcttcttctgttatGTTTTCTCCCAatttgtaaataaaaataaatttggaCAATTCTATGTTGCTCTTCATATCTAGCACATCGTTTACATGGTTGATTTTTCTCGTTGTGAGTCCTTCACGGGGGTAACCACTGTTGTGAGTGTGACCTCCATAAGGGGGGTACCCCCCACGGGAGTAACCTGCCTTTGTGAATTCCCCTTGCTCATCCGAATTTTCCCCCACTTTGTATTTCTTCTGGCCGTACGAACGGTATTTATTATCCTCATCATCCGACCCGGACGTATATTCACTCTGGCTATCCTCCACGCTGCTAGTACTGTATGACCTCCTTCGTTCGCTTTCCTTATATCTGGAAAATGACTTGTGTTCACCTCTTCTGTGGTCATCTCGGTGGTCATCCCTGTGACCATCTCTTCCGTACCTGTGCTGATTACCCCAACTCTTCCTGTTTTCCCTCTCCCCGTCATCCGCACCCCCTGCTGCTCTGCTACTGTTGTATTTCTCATAATGATCTGAGTCACCTCTTCCACTGTATCCCCTTTCTGGGCTCATTCGTCCATTCCTCCTTTCTGCgtacttcctcttccccctcttGGGGTCGTACTCATGCCGGTCTTCATCGTATTTGTCATACGGTCGATCT contains these protein-coding regions:
- a CDS encoding ER lumen protein-retaining receptor; its protein translation is MNIFRLIGDILHLVSMYILIMKLKKSKNCIGISCRMQELYLIVFLCRYIDLFFVFVSFYNTVMKITFIVTIAYTIYLIRFKLPISQTYNRKVDNFKSEKYLIPPCIVLSLLTCKTYNLYNILWSFSIWLESVAILPQLVLLEKQREVENITSHYVITMGMYRAFYILNWIYRYFFDDKPYVNVVGWLGGLIQTLLYIDFFYYFAMAKWYGKKLVLPFNGEV
- a CDS encoding Proteasome subunit alpha type; the encoded protein is MARRYDSRTTTFSPEGRLYQVEYALEAINNASITIGIITNEGVILGADKVFISKLIDKANNFEKIYKIDKHIFCGVAGLNADANILINQSRLYTQRYLYNYNDVQPVSQLVVQICDIKQSYTQYGGLRPYGVSFLIAGYDVKEGYQLYHTDPSGNYSGWFATAIGTNNLTASSILKQEWKKDMTLQDGLLLALKTLAKSTDSEVPKSEKIELAYLSNKDGELIQKYLTEKEIAELVKIYTEKYVKE